From a region of the Lactuca sativa cultivar Salinas chromosome 4, Lsat_Salinas_v11, whole genome shotgun sequence genome:
- the LOC122197808 gene encoding uncharacterized protein LOC122197808 has protein sequence MSTMIPSFTCVTVLKKHKPCSRLEIRAQSLRDEGRSSNLVDSNMKILKDRIEAMRMKERLEMNCRPNGWDYTSSYIRKPKKQQEYLQTVALICGTTSLPVLIGTGLLCIFSVIARVNL, from the exons ATGTCTACAATGATACCTTCTTTCACGTGTGTCACAGTTCTAAAGAAGCACAAACCGTGTTCACGATTAGAGATTAGAGCTCAAAGTTTGAGGGACGAAG GGAGATCGAGTAATCTTGTTGATTCGAATATGAAGATTCTGAAGGATAGAATTGAAGCTATGAGAATGAAAGAGAGATTGGAAATGAACTGTAGACCAAATGGATGGGATTACACCTCAAGTTACATACGTAAACCTAAAAAGCAACAAGAATATTTGCAAACAGTAGCTCTAATTTGTGGCACAACCAGCTTGCCTGTTCTTATTGGAACTGGTCTTCTTTGCATTTTTTCTGTCATTGCTCGTGTTAACCTATGA